A single Mycolicibacterium cosmeticum DNA region contains:
- a CDS encoding TIGR03854 family LLM class F420-dependent oxidoreductase: MKIRFGVGLGAEVGPAALPALVDRLEEAGIDSLWFSELVYSPAVDPVVGMTFALARTNRLKVGTSVAVLPGRHPVLVAKELASLAALAPKRVLPVFGLRSALPAERDLFPVPDGRRAAVFDEALVLLRTVLGSAEPVNFTGDHHRVRDAVIAPKPAAPLDIWIGGSSPAAYRRIGALGDGWLGSFLTPQEAGQARRAIIEAAERAGRAIEPDHYGINLAVGTGELPDTVAAAVRARRPDLDPATLVAADWPALHRQLDAYIDAGLTKFVIRPLGAGPDAADFVDRFARELLPRQN, translated from the coding sequence ATGAAGATCCGCTTCGGAGTGGGACTCGGAGCAGAGGTCGGCCCCGCCGCGCTGCCCGCGCTGGTCGACCGGCTCGAAGAGGCCGGCATCGACTCGCTGTGGTTTTCGGAGTTGGTGTACTCGCCTGCCGTCGACCCGGTCGTGGGGATGACGTTCGCGCTGGCGCGGACGAACCGGCTCAAGGTCGGCACGTCGGTTGCGGTGTTGCCGGGCCGGCACCCCGTGCTGGTGGCCAAGGAATTGGCGTCGCTGGCCGCCTTGGCGCCCAAACGGGTCCTGCCGGTTTTCGGGCTGCGCTCGGCACTGCCCGCCGAGCGGGACCTGTTCCCGGTACCCGACGGTCGCCGCGCGGCGGTGTTCGACGAGGCGCTGGTGTTGCTGCGAACCGTGCTGGGCAGCGCCGAGCCGGTGAACTTCACCGGGGACCATCACCGTGTCCGAGATGCGGTCATCGCTCCCAAACCCGCTGCGCCGCTGGATATCTGGATCGGCGGGTCGTCACCGGCGGCTTATCGCCGGATCGGTGCGCTGGGCGACGGCTGGCTGGGCAGCTTCCTGACACCGCAGGAAGCGGGCCAGGCGCGCAGGGCCATCATCGAAGCCGCCGAGCGGGCGGGCCGGGCGATTGAGCCCGACCACTACGGGATCAATCTCGCGGTCGGGACGGGTGAGCTGCCGGACACGGTCGCCGCGGCGGTGCGCGCCCGGCGTCCCGACCTCGACCCCGCGACGCTGGTCGCAGCCGATTGGCCGGCGCTGCACCGGCAACTCGACGCGTACATCGATGCCGGCCTAACCAAGTTCGTGATCCGCCCGCTCGGCGCCGGCCCGGATGCGGCCGACTTCGTGGACCGATTCGCCCGGGAGTTGTTGCCCAGGCAGAACTGA
- a CDS encoding Fur family transcriptional regulator has product MASDAEYADLLRASALRVTRPRIAVLEEVRAHPHADTETIFLAVRNVLPDVSRQTVYDVLNALTSVGLLRRIQPLGSVARYETRVGDNHHHVVCRNCGTIADIDCAIGAAPCLTPADLDGAIDGFVLDEAEVIYWGLCPDCSASVSRSHP; this is encoded by the coding sequence GTGGCCTCAGATGCGGAGTACGCGGACTTGCTCCGCGCTTCCGCGTTGCGGGTGACCCGGCCGCGGATCGCGGTGCTGGAGGAGGTGCGGGCCCATCCGCATGCCGACACCGAAACCATCTTCCTCGCCGTACGCAACGTCCTGCCCGACGTCTCGCGCCAAACCGTCTACGACGTGCTCAATGCCCTGACCTCGGTCGGGCTGCTGCGCCGTATCCAGCCGCTGGGGTCGGTGGCCCGCTACGAGACCCGGGTGGGCGACAACCATCACCATGTGGTGTGCCGGAACTGCGGCACCATCGCCGACATCGACTGCGCCATCGGCGCGGCACCGTGCCTCACGCCGGCCGACCTGGACGGCGCCATCGACGGTTTCGTCCTGGACGAGGCCGAAGTCATCTACTGGGGTCTGTGCCCCGACTGCTCCGCCTCGGTTTCCCGATCGCATCCGTGA
- the katG gene encoding catalase/peroxidase HPI: MSSDTSDSRPPHPDAGTASNSESENPAIPSPKPKAHGPLTNQDWWPEQIDVSRLHPHAPASNPLGDSFDYAAEFAKLDVEALKADLLSVITTSQDWWPADYGSYAGLFIRMSWHAAGTYRIFDGRGGGGQGLQRFAPLNSWPDNANLDKARRLLWPVKQKYGNKISWADLLVFAGNVALESAGFQTFGFGFGREDVWEPEEVLFGEEDTWLGTDKRYSGERELAQPYGATTMGLIYVNPEGPEGNPDPLKAAVDIKETFGRMAMNVEETAALIVGGHTLGKTHGAGDGDLVGPEPEGAPIEQQGLGWKCPFGSGNGADTITSGLEVVWTPTPTKWSNSFLEILYGYEWELVKSPAGAWQFEAKDAEAIIPPPFPGAPNRKPTMLVTDVALRVDPEFGAITRRWLDHPEELNEAFAKAWYKLLHRDLGPITRYLGPWVAEPQLWQDPVPPIAGELIDDADAATLKAKILDSGLSVPQLVKTAWASASSFRRTDKRGGANGARLRLEPQRSWEANEPSELEKALPVLEQIQADFNAGGTKTVSLADVIVLAGNAAIEKAAKDGGVSVTVPFTPGRTDATQEDTDVESFAVLEPRADGFRNYVRPGEKAPLEQLLLERAYLLGVTGPELTVLVGGLRALGANHGGSKHGVFTDRPGTLSNDFFVNLLDIGTEWKPSGTQENVYEGRDRATGELRWTATANDLVFGSHSVLRAVSEVYAQADGAERFVNDFVAAWVKVTDNDRFDVKKK; the protein is encoded by the coding sequence GTGTCATCCGATACGTCCGACAGCCGTCCCCCGCACCCTGATGCCGGTACCGCCAGCAACAGCGAGAGCGAGAACCCGGCCATCCCGTCGCCGAAGCCCAAGGCGCACGGCCCGCTGACCAACCAGGACTGGTGGCCGGAGCAGATCGATGTGTCGCGCCTGCACCCGCACGCCCCCGCCTCCAACCCGCTCGGTGATTCCTTCGACTACGCAGCCGAATTCGCCAAGCTCGACGTCGAGGCCCTCAAGGCGGACCTGCTGTCGGTGATCACCACCTCCCAGGACTGGTGGCCCGCCGACTACGGCAGCTACGCCGGCCTGTTCATCCGGATGAGCTGGCATGCCGCCGGCACGTACCGCATCTTCGACGGCCGCGGCGGCGGCGGGCAGGGCCTGCAGCGCTTCGCGCCGCTGAACAGCTGGCCGGACAACGCCAACCTGGACAAGGCGCGCCGACTGCTCTGGCCGGTGAAGCAGAAGTACGGCAACAAGATCTCCTGGGCAGACCTGCTGGTGTTCGCCGGAAACGTCGCGCTGGAGTCGGCGGGTTTCCAGACGTTCGGGTTCGGCTTCGGCCGCGAAGACGTGTGGGAGCCCGAAGAGGTGCTGTTCGGCGAGGAGGACACCTGGCTGGGGACCGACAAGCGCTACTCCGGCGAACGGGAGCTGGCGCAGCCGTACGGTGCCACCACCATGGGCTTGATCTACGTGAATCCCGAGGGCCCGGAAGGCAATCCGGATCCGTTGAAGGCGGCCGTGGACATCAAGGAGACGTTCGGCCGGATGGCGATGAACGTCGAGGAAACCGCGGCGCTGATCGTCGGCGGCCACACCCTGGGCAAGACGCACGGAGCCGGCGACGGCGACCTGGTCGGCCCGGAGCCCGAGGGCGCCCCCATCGAGCAGCAGGGCCTCGGGTGGAAGTGCCCCTTCGGCTCCGGCAATGGCGCCGACACCATCACCTCCGGCCTGGAGGTGGTGTGGACACCCACCCCGACCAAGTGGAGCAACTCGTTCCTGGAAATCCTGTACGGCTACGAGTGGGAGTTGGTGAAGAGCCCGGCCGGTGCGTGGCAGTTCGAGGCCAAGGACGCCGAGGCCATCATCCCGCCGCCGTTCCCCGGCGCGCCCAACCGCAAGCCCACCATGCTCGTCACCGACGTGGCGTTGCGGGTGGATCCGGAGTTCGGCGCGATCACCCGGCGCTGGCTGGACCATCCCGAGGAACTCAACGAGGCGTTCGCCAAGGCCTGGTACAAGCTGCTGCACCGCGACCTCGGCCCGATCACGCGTTATCTCGGCCCGTGGGTCGCCGAGCCGCAGCTGTGGCAGGACCCGGTGCCGCCCATCGCGGGTGAGCTCATCGACGATGCCGACGCCGCGACGCTGAAGGCCAAGATCCTGGATTCCGGGCTTTCGGTGCCGCAACTGGTGAAGACCGCCTGGGCCTCGGCCTCCAGCTTCCGCCGCACCGACAAGCGCGGTGGCGCCAACGGGGCCCGGCTGCGCCTTGAACCGCAACGCAGCTGGGAGGCCAACGAGCCGTCCGAGCTGGAAAAGGCACTGCCGGTGCTGGAGCAGATCCAGGCCGATTTCAACGCCGGCGGAACGAAGACGGTGTCGCTGGCCGATGTCATCGTGCTGGCCGGCAACGCAGCGATCGAGAAGGCCGCCAAGGACGGCGGCGTCTCGGTGACGGTGCCGTTCACCCCGGGCCGTACCGATGCCACCCAGGAGGACACCGACGTGGAGTCGTTCGCGGTGCTGGAGCCGCGGGCCGACGGCTTCCGCAACTATGTCCGTCCCGGAGAGAAGGCTCCGCTGGAGCAACTGCTCCTGGAGCGCGCCTACCTGCTGGGCGTCACCGGGCCCGAACTCACGGTGCTGGTCGGCGGTCTGCGGGCGCTGGGCGCCAACCACGGCGGCAGCAAGCACGGCGTGTTCACCGACCGGCCGGGCACGCTGAGCAACGACTTCTTCGTCAACCTGCTCGACATCGGCACCGAGTGGAAGCCGTCGGGAACACAGGAGAATGTCTACGAGGGCCGCGACCGCGCCACGGGTGAGCTCCGGTGGACGGCGACGGCGAACGATCTCGTGTTCGGCTCACATTCGGTGCTGCGGGCGGTCTCGGAGGTCTACGCGCAGGCCGACGGCGCGGAGCGGTTCGTCAACGACTTCGTCGCCGCGTGGGTCAAGGTGACCGACAACGACCGGTTCGACGTCAAGAAGAAGTAG
- a CDS encoding ABC transporter ATP-binding protein, whose amino-acid sequence MTTVELAGITKSYGGTPVVDGLDLTLPDGSLTVLVGPSGCGKSTTLRITAGLEAADAGTVRIDGRDVTAAAPRDRDVAMVFQNYALYPHLSVAGNIAFPLRNAGVGKDEAAERARAAAARVGIEGLLARKPRQLSGGQQQRVAIARALVRTPSVFLFDEPLSNLDAKLRVELRSEIRRLQQELGITALYVTHDQEEAMTIADQLVVFNAGRIAQLGTPEQLYRSPADTFVAGFIGSPSTNLVDGTAREGVFDAAGLRWPVPPGTDGPVTFGVRPEDLVVTPDPDGDARVDLVELLGPRYVLIVKAGAHRLTAVVEASTVAAWPSVPASGDPVRVEVRPGRAHLFDAATGTRLSQ is encoded by the coding sequence ATGACGACCGTCGAACTTGCGGGCATCACCAAGTCCTACGGCGGCACACCCGTCGTCGACGGGCTGGATCTCACCCTGCCCGACGGATCGCTGACCGTGCTGGTGGGCCCGTCCGGATGCGGTAAGTCCACCACGCTGCGGATCACCGCGGGGCTGGAGGCGGCCGACGCCGGGACCGTGCGCATCGACGGCCGCGATGTCACCGCGGCCGCACCCCGGGATCGCGATGTGGCGATGGTGTTCCAGAACTACGCGCTGTACCCGCATCTGAGCGTGGCCGGCAATATCGCCTTCCCCCTGCGCAATGCGGGAGTGGGCAAGGACGAAGCGGCCGAGCGGGCCCGCGCCGCGGCCGCCCGCGTCGGCATCGAGGGACTGCTGGCCCGTAAACCCCGGCAGCTCTCCGGGGGCCAGCAGCAGCGGGTGGCCATCGCCAGGGCGCTCGTGCGGACGCCGTCGGTGTTCCTGTTCGACGAGCCGCTGAGCAACCTGGACGCCAAACTCCGCGTCGAGCTGCGCTCCGAAATCCGGCGTCTGCAACAGGAACTCGGCATCACCGCGCTGTACGTCACCCATGACCAGGAGGAGGCGATGACCATCGCCGACCAGTTGGTGGTGTTCAACGCCGGCCGGATCGCGCAGCTGGGGACACCCGAGCAGCTCTACCGCAGCCCGGCGGACACGTTCGTGGCCGGCTTCATCGGCTCGCCCAGTACCAATCTCGTCGACGGGACGGCGCGCGAGGGCGTATTCGACGCCGCCGGCCTGCGCTGGCCGGTTCCGCCGGGCACCGACGGGCCGGTGACGTTCGGGGTGCGGCCCGAGGATCTGGTGGTGACACCCGATCCGGACGGCGACGCCCGCGTCGACCTGGTGGAGCTGCTCGGCCCGCGCTATGTGCTGATCGTCAAGGCCGGAGCGCACCGGCTGACGGCGGTGGTGGAGGCCTCGACGGTGGCGGCGTGGCCGTCGGTGCCTGCGTCGGGCGACCCGGTCCGGGTCGAGGTGCGGCCCGGCCGCGCCCACCTGTTCGACGCCGCGACCGGGACCCGCCTATCCCAGTGA
- a CDS encoding carbohydrate ABC transporter permease, giving the protein MSRRLVWAALAVAILVALLPIGYLVSLSLRPPGDVLNSSLLPTEWTPANFVSVFDTIALGTMLQNSWVSALGAAVLAVLIATPAAYFTARRFGGERLLTALLASYCAPPVVAIIPLFFLLRDFGLTNHVLGLVLVNGVANVPVAAWLLDGFVRRIPVEIDEAAVIDGLTVAGAFRRAVLPLLWPGIVAALLVVFFLSYNDFLFAVYLAVTKESQTLTVGLSLFQGDRNVQFGQQAAAGLLGILPVYVLALAAQRFLVGGLTAGATK; this is encoded by the coding sequence ATGAGCCGCCGACTCGTATGGGCCGCCCTGGCCGTGGCCATCCTCGTCGCCCTGCTGCCGATCGGGTATCTGGTCTCGCTGTCGCTGCGCCCACCGGGCGATGTGCTCAACTCGAGTCTGCTGCCGACCGAATGGACGCCGGCGAACTTCGTCTCGGTGTTCGACACCATCGCGCTGGGCACCATGCTGCAGAATTCCTGGGTCTCGGCGCTCGGTGCGGCGGTCCTCGCGGTGCTGATCGCCACTCCGGCAGCGTATTTCACCGCCCGCCGGTTCGGCGGCGAGCGGCTGCTGACGGCCCTGTTGGCCAGTTACTGTGCCCCGCCGGTCGTCGCGATCATCCCGTTGTTCTTCCTGCTGCGCGACTTCGGGCTGACCAACCACGTGCTCGGCCTGGTGCTCGTCAACGGGGTGGCCAACGTCCCCGTCGCGGCGTGGCTGCTGGACGGTTTCGTGCGCCGCATCCCGGTCGAGATCGACGAGGCCGCCGTGATCGACGGGCTCACCGTGGCCGGTGCCTTCCGCAGGGCGGTGCTGCCCCTGCTGTGGCCGGGCATCGTCGCCGCGCTGTTGGTCGTTTTCTTCCTGAGCTACAACGATTTTCTGTTCGCGGTGTACCTCGCCGTCACGAAGGAGAGCCAGACGTTGACCGTCGGTTTGTCACTGTTCCAAGGGGACCGCAACGTCCAGTTCGGCCAGCAGGCCGCGGCCGGCCTGCTGGGGATCCTGCCGGTGTACGTACTGGCGCTGGCCGCACAACGGTTCCTGGTCGGCGGCCTGACGGCCGGGGCCACCAAATGA